A genome region from Natranaeroarchaeum sulfidigenes includes the following:
- a CDS encoding 4-phosphopantoate--beta-alanine ligase: MSDEVDVPESHPRYHSLLTRHRIEAGVETGITSQQGLIAQGRGEAFDYLLGEETIPSADRAARTAAAALLRADKPVLSVNGNVAALVPEETVALANAVDADIEVNLFNRTEKRIERIADHLGAHGAEEVKGLTADARIPGIDHERAKVDSDGIYSADVVVVPLEDGDRAEALGEMDKTEIVIDLNPLSRSPQVASIPIIDNVVRAIPNITEHAHDLKSRSEPGLHSIIEEFDADTALREAERTIRESDN; encoded by the coding sequence ATGAGCGACGAGGTGGATGTTCCGGAAAGTCATCCGAGGTATCATTCATTACTGACAAGACATCGGATCGAGGCTGGCGTTGAAACGGGAATCACAAGCCAGCAGGGGCTAATCGCCCAGGGTCGTGGCGAGGCGTTCGATTACCTGCTCGGGGAAGAAACGATTCCGAGTGCGGATCGGGCAGCACGGACAGCCGCGGCTGCACTGCTGCGGGCAGACAAGCCGGTTCTCTCGGTCAATGGTAACGTAGCCGCACTGGTCCCTGAGGAGACGGTTGCGCTTGCCAATGCGGTTGACGCGGATATCGAGGTGAACCTGTTCAATCGGACCGAAAAGCGAATCGAGCGGATCGCCGATCATCTCGGAGCACACGGTGCGGAGGAGGTCAAAGGATTAACCGCGGACGCCCGGATCCCCGGCATCGACCACGAGCGTGCGAAAGTTGATTCTGACGGGATTTACAGCGCCGACGTGGTGGTTGTCCCACTGGAGGACGGTGACCGTGCCGAAGCGCTCGGCGAGATGGACAAGACCGAGATCGTGATCGATCTGAATCCGCTCTCGCGGTCACCACAGGTCGCATCGATCCCGATTATCGACAACGTCGTCCGGGCCATACCGAACATTACAGAACACGCTCACGACCTCAAAAGCCGATCGGAGCCGGGACTACACTCGATTATCGAGGAGTTCGATGCCGACACAGCACTGCGGGAGGCAGAACGGACAATCCGGGAGAGCGATAACTGA
- a CDS encoding DUF1508 domain-containing protein, with the protein MSNANIRGGILFSLYEQYIGEPKSKKQVYGYWLFIIGYVLGFAGILLFVTELWQAGDPNWFLRGAGVSLAAGGLPLAMFGIVLLLPVRERGIHATLVGLGVTFIGVIAFNLAYPSNWWVDSAADYSGVVVAIYSVGLAIVAGVIVLVPILTGKEGMLVEDEMQGLDAHPPVLVGQKDHGTLFSVFRRPGSEWTWRAVQQSALATGIDSLESRTAAKDAVDTLKAKVNSARLLEITTAAFRLYENEQGVWRWVLMRDDGSVIAESVDQYDSRDEAEDAVSFTKDRGPDAPLLDIEGAAFDVYRDGDDWRWRLLDEERTVMAESPNRHADEASAEDAIASVTDRIGDARVLAFDSFGVELFEDGGEWCWRLLDTADEEVARSAVGFDSRRNAETGADEVLDQFGSATVLHSGQPGIEVYQSGSDWQWRLLDDDDETVARSPGGAGDRSDVQQGAERLCAEAADAKTVQFDGAEYEIYRANEGWNWRFVTDEREVIADHTQGYETIEDAEEAIERVREQASEADLLEFETAAFQQYQTVTGDWRWRLIDEDGAVLADSGQAYDSKDDAGNAMVTLKEKAPDAELLEIETAAFELFQNDNDSWGWRLIDEGGRLVAEGAKSHATKQGAREAMDYLVDNSPGADVESIDGAIFEVFSEGSDDWQWRCLYEDNTIIAESPEGYATRDDAEGAIERVKPNATSAAIHTIEGLAFEIDPDSEYRWDVLDQQRETVVVGGRSYEEAEAAESAIEELKANAGDATTFTIEDAAIRLQQSESGWSWELIDRDRTVYARSGGQYDTREVVLDTIEELQVLAPDAEFLEFETAGIEIVEADDGWRWQLLNGDEDVVAASATVYEERSALIDAIDDIRDLLVSASILEIDDPTFELHQQEGGWIWRLVDENGIGLAESAESYPTRSAARERMNTLKEQAPDGSLSVAG; encoded by the coding sequence ATGTCGAACGCTAACATACGGGGTGGAATCCTGTTCTCGCTGTACGAGCAGTATATCGGAGAACCGAAATCGAAAAAGCAGGTATACGGCTACTGGCTGTTCATTATCGGGTACGTGCTCGGGTTCGCGGGGATCCTGTTGTTCGTCACCGAACTCTGGCAGGCGGGCGATCCGAACTGGTTCCTGCGTGGCGCGGGTGTCTCACTCGCGGCGGGTGGGTTGCCGCTCGCGATGTTCGGGATCGTGTTACTCCTGCCAGTGCGCGAACGAGGTATCCACGCCACACTCGTCGGACTGGGTGTCACGTTTATTGGTGTGATCGCATTCAATCTCGCTTATCCCAGTAACTGGTGGGTTGACTCCGCGGCCGACTACAGTGGTGTTGTCGTCGCGATTTATTCCGTGGGACTGGCCATCGTCGCGGGGGTGATCGTACTGGTGCCGATCCTCACCGGGAAAGAGGGGATGCTCGTGGAAGACGAGATGCAGGGGCTCGACGCACACCCACCTGTGCTGGTCGGCCAGAAGGACCACGGAACCCTGTTCAGCGTGTTCCGCCGCCCCGGATCGGAGTGGACGTGGCGAGCCGTCCAGCAAAGTGCACTCGCTACCGGGATAGACTCGCTGGAGAGCCGAACGGCCGCAAAGGACGCAGTTGATACCCTGAAAGCGAAAGTCAACTCGGCGCGGTTGCTCGAGATAACGACAGCAGCGTTTCGGCTATACGAGAACGAACAGGGGGTCTGGCGGTGGGTGCTGATGCGGGACGACGGGAGCGTCATTGCGGAGAGCGTCGATCAGTACGATAGCCGTGACGAGGCCGAAGACGCAGTCAGTTTCACGAAGGATCGGGGACCCGATGCACCGTTGCTGGATATCGAGGGGGCAGCCTTCGACGTCTATCGTGACGGCGATGACTGGCGCTGGCGACTCCTCGATGAGGAACGGACGGTGATGGCCGAGAGTCCGAACCGACACGCCGACGAGGCAAGCGCGGAGGACGCTATCGCATCTGTAACGGACCGTATCGGAGATGCTCGAGTGCTGGCATTCGACTCGTTCGGCGTCGAACTGTTCGAGGATGGCGGAGAGTGGTGCTGGCGTCTACTGGATACAGCTGATGAAGAGGTCGCACGCAGTGCTGTCGGGTTCGACTCGCGGCGCAACGCAGAGACGGGTGCCGACGAGGTACTCGATCAGTTCGGATCAGCGACCGTCCTGCATAGCGGCCAGCCAGGGATCGAAGTGTATCAGTCCGGATCGGACTGGCAATGGCGGCTACTGGATGATGACGACGAGACGGTTGCAAGAAGCCCGGGTGGAGCCGGCGATCGGTCGGACGTACAGCAGGGAGCAGAGCGGCTGTGTGCGGAGGCTGCTGACGCAAAGACCGTTCAGTTTGACGGTGCGGAGTACGAGATCTACCGTGCAAACGAGGGATGGAACTGGCGGTTTGTCACCGACGAGCGTGAGGTCATCGCCGACCACACGCAGGGATACGAGACCATCGAGGACGCCGAAGAGGCGATTGAACGTGTCAGAGAACAGGCCAGCGAGGCCGACCTGTTGGAGTTCGAGACGGCAGCGTTCCAGCAGTACCAGACCGTCACCGGCGACTGGCGCTGGCGGCTGATCGACGAGGACGGCGCAGTGCTCGCCGATAGCGGGCAGGCCTATGACTCCAAAGACGACGCGGGCAATGCTATGGTGACGCTAAAAGAGAAAGCGCCGGACGCAGAACTGCTAGAGATCGAAACCGCGGCGTTCGAGCTGTTCCAGAACGACAACGATAGCTGGGGCTGGCGGCTGATCGACGAGGGTGGTCGGCTGGTCGCGGAGGGCGCAAAGAGCCATGCGACAAAGCAAGGCGCGCGAGAGGCCATGGACTACCTCGTGGACAACTCACCCGGTGCGGATGTAGAATCGATCGACGGAGCGATCTTCGAGGTCTTCAGTGAGGGGAGCGACGACTGGCAATGGCGCTGTCTCTACGAGGACAACACCATCATTGCCGAGAGTCCAGAGGGATACGCGACCCGAGACGATGCGGAAGGAGCTATCGAGCGCGTCAAACCGAACGCCACGAGTGCAGCGATTCATACGATCGAGGGGCTGGCGTTCGAGATCGATCCGGATTCGGAGTATCGGTGGGACGTGCTCGATCAGCAGCGCGAGACGGTTGTGGTCGGTGGACGCAGCTACGAGGAGGCCGAAGCTGCCGAATCAGCGATCGAGGAGCTGAAAGCTAACGCCGGTGACGCGACGACGTTCACGATAGAGGACGCAGCAATCAGGCTCCAGCAATCGGAGAGCGGCTGGAGCTGGGAACTGATCGACCGTGACCGTACTGTGTATGCCCGGAGTGGTGGACAGTACGACACACGGGAGGTGGTGCTGGACACTATCGAGGAGCTACAGGTGCTCGCCCCGGATGCGGAGTTCCTCGAATTTGAAACGGCTGGTATCGAAATCGTCGAAGCTGACGACGGCTGGCGCTGGCAACTCCTGAACGGCGACGAGGACGTCGTCGCGGCGAGCGCAACCGTCTACGAGGAACGATCCGCGCTCATCGATGCTATCGATGACATCAGAGACCTACTGGTCAGTGCGAGCATCCTGGAGATAGACGATCCGACCTTCGAGTTGCACCAACAGGAGGGCGGCTGGATCTGGCGACTCGTCGACGAGAACGGGATCGGTCTCGCCGAAAGTGCCGAAAGCTATCCAACTCGCTCGGCGGCTCGTGAGCGGATGAATACGCTCAAAGAGCAGGCCCCGGACGGCTCACTGTCGGTCGCCGGATAG
- a CDS encoding redoxin domain-containing protein, whose translation MVNTGEDALYFTAPIATGDIESVTLSEELDSGPIAPVFFSGAFTSICTDEMCGSQDQLASFEDVGATLYGISRDTPFALNEFRSQNDLEFGLVSDLNQEILDDHGVSNDFTDTEVNGVAKRSVFIVDGDGRITYKWSGDNPGVEPDYDAAVRAGAAVENRIVF comes from the coding sequence ATAGTTAATACGGGCGAAGACGCACTCTATTTTACTGCACCGATTGCAACCGGTGACATCGAGTCGGTAACGCTCTCGGAGGAGCTCGACAGTGGTCCAATCGCACCTGTGTTCTTCTCGGGCGCGTTCACGAGTATCTGTACCGACGAGATGTGTGGATCCCAGGACCAGCTCGCGTCATTTGAGGACGTGGGAGCGACGCTGTACGGCATCAGCCGGGATACTCCATTTGCGCTCAACGAGTTCCGCAGTCAGAACGACCTCGAGTTCGGACTCGTGAGCGATCTGAACCAAGAGATTCTCGACGACCACGGTGTCTCGAATGACTTTACCGACACAGAGGTCAATGGCGTCGCCAAGCGATCGGTGTTCATCGTCGACGGCGATGGACGAATCACCTACAAATGGAGCGGTGACAACCCTGGCGTCGAACCCGACTACGACGCAGCTGTTCGGGCTGGTGCGGCCGTGGAGAACCGAATCGTGTTCTGA
- the tatA gene encoding twin-arginine translocase TatA/TatE family subunit has protein sequence MAVEITPLFAVPGGMELVVVLLIAVLLFGANKIPKLARSTGEAMGEFQKGREEVEQELQEIREGADVDTDIDTDIDTDLDTDTTPSSTDTETETETNN, from the coding sequence ATGGCAGTTGAAATCACACCGCTGTTCGCTGTGCCCGGCGGGATGGAGCTAGTGGTGGTCTTGCTCATCGCAGTGCTTTTGTTCGGTGCAAACAAGATCCCGAAACTTGCTCGGTCGACCGGCGAAGCGATGGGGGAGTTCCAGAAGGGCCGAGAAGAAGTGGAACAGGAACTACAGGAAATTCGAGAAGGAGCCGATGTCGACACGGACATCGATACGGATATCGACACCGACCTCGACACTGACACGACCCCGTCGAGCACCGACACCGAAACTGAAACCGAGACGAATAACTAG